One Mucilaginibacter ginkgonis genomic region harbors:
- a CDS encoding TonB-dependent receptor, which translates to MINVWKAAFAFVLVFINIQISFSQSGGRVSGRVVDAATKAPVDYATISIFKAGASSPFNGISTDPKGMFVLTGIPAGIYKITIDFLGFQKRTVDNVVVTAGGNTQLGTVELNASQTTLNTVNVTAKAPIVENKIDKMVYNAANDLTAQGGVAIDVLKKVPQVSVDIDGNVELQGNANIRFLINGKPSSIFGSSLSDALQSIPASQIKSVEVITSPGAKYDATGTGGIINIVLKDSKVQGINGTVNLSAGTRLENGSANLNIRSGNFGAGAFFSGNEQLNSTIYTSNNRTSTNAANNTTTTLLQDGSGTTKRNGYQSGLNFQWDITKHDNLTGSVGFNHFANSNTGLTNQQQLTMGLAGILSNIQSLRNSASSFSAHSTDYSLDYKKTFKKEDRELQILYSSSYGKNTSFYQQQQSYLGGLYPTSASIANNPGKSNETDIAIDYTDPLTKYLTLETGLKTVIENYSSNTNTDSLLANGNYGHNANQTYGFNYSRKVYAGYISGSFSLFNKALEGKTGLRYERTNTSADFPGTNIPGYNTFAPSFLLSHKMKNSQSIKIAYSYRVERPDYGDLNPFYNISDPHNISTGNPNLKPEIGHNYELGYSKGFNSGASFTASLFYRYNTQDIQAFSTYYDTLSIGGTRYNNVTLTQRYNIGSQTGVGANLYGSVPVGKFNFRTNVQLGVRSNSTQGLATVSGFTYRINLNASYEFPKNLIAEVFGNYNSSQKNIQGTRPGFGFYSIAVRKQFWNKMASVGLTTATPFSEFVNQTSTTYGSNFYQSNLRRVPFRSFGISLSYKFGKLEFKKGKDENGQMSVPDPGN; encoded by the coding sequence ATGATAAATGTTTGGAAAGCGGCTTTCGCTTTTGTTCTGGTTTTTATAAATATTCAAATTTCTTTTAGCCAGTCTGGCGGGCGCGTTAGCGGCAGGGTAGTGGACGCTGCTACAAAGGCCCCTGTCGACTACGCCACCATTAGTATATTTAAAGCAGGCGCTTCAAGCCCGTTCAATGGCATAAGTACAGACCCTAAAGGGATGTTTGTGTTAACAGGTATCCCGGCCGGGATATATAAAATCACAATAGATTTTCTTGGCTTTCAAAAACGGACCGTCGATAACGTAGTGGTAACTGCCGGTGGCAATACTCAATTAGGCACTGTAGAATTGAATGCCTCTCAGACTACTCTTAATACTGTGAATGTCACTGCCAAGGCACCTATAGTCGAAAATAAAATCGATAAGATGGTGTACAACGCAGCTAATGATCTTACTGCTCAAGGAGGTGTTGCAATAGATGTTTTAAAAAAGGTACCGCAGGTAAGCGTTGATATAGATGGTAATGTAGAATTACAGGGAAACGCGAACATCAGATTTCTTATCAATGGCAAACCGTCCAGTATTTTTGGCTCAAGTTTGTCAGACGCGTTGCAATCTATTCCTGCCAGTCAGATAAAAAGTGTAGAAGTAATTACAAGTCCCGGCGCCAAGTACGATGCAACGGGTACGGGGGGCATCATAAACATTGTGCTGAAAGATAGTAAGGTACAAGGGATAAATGGTACTGTTAACCTTTCGGCCGGGACCAGGTTAGAAAATGGTTCTGCTAATCTCAATATTCGCAGCGGCAACTTTGGGGCTGGTGCTTTCTTTAGCGGTAATGAACAGTTAAATTCTACAATTTATACATCCAACAACCGTACATCCACCAATGCCGCGAATAACACCACAACAACTTTATTACAAGACGGCAGCGGCACCACCAAACGAAACGGCTATCAGAGTGGCCTCAATTTTCAATGGGATATCACCAAACATGATAACCTAACGGGATCAGTTGGATTTAATCATTTCGCCAATAGCAATACCGGTTTAACCAATCAGCAACAGTTAACAATGGGGCTGGCGGGTATCCTGTCTAACATTCAAAGTTTACGAAACTCCGCCAGTAGTTTTAGTGCGCATTCAACAGATTACAGTCTGGATTATAAAAAGACATTTAAAAAAGAAGACAGGGAGTTACAAATACTTTACTCATCCAGTTACGGGAAAAATACGTCGTTTTACCAGCAGCAACAAAGTTATTTGGGGGGCCTTTATCCAACTTCGGCATCGATAGCTAACAACCCCGGCAAAAGCAACGAGACAGATATTGCTATTGATTACACAGACCCTTTAACCAAATACCTTACCTTGGAGACGGGACTTAAAACTGTTATTGAAAATTACAGCAGCAATACAAATACCGATAGTTTATTGGCAAACGGTAATTATGGGCATAACGCCAATCAAACTTATGGTTTTAACTACAGCCGAAAAGTTTATGCCGGGTATATTTCAGGTTCGTTCTCATTATTTAATAAGGCATTAGAAGGCAAAACGGGTTTACGATATGAACGAACCAATACCAGTGCAGATTTTCCGGGCACCAATATACCCGGCTACAACACGTTCGCTCCGTCGTTTTTGCTATCTCATAAAATGAAAAATAGTCAATCGATCAAAATCGCTTATTCTTATCGTGTAGAACGGCCAGATTATGGCGACCTTAATCCGTTTTACAACATCAGCGATCCGCATAACATCAGCACGGGTAACCCAAACCTAAAACCCGAGATAGGGCACAATTATGAACTGGGTTACAGCAAGGGTTTTAATAGCGGGGCAAGTTTTACAGCATCTCTTTTTTATCGCTATAATACTCAGGATATTCAAGCATTTAGCACTTACTACGACACGCTAAGCATTGGCGGTACCAGGTACAATAATGTAACGCTAACCCAACGTTACAATATTGGTTCACAAACCGGTGTCGGTGCCAATTTGTATGGATCAGTACCGGTCGGGAAGTTCAACTTTCGCACAAATGTGCAACTAGGCGTCCGCTCAAACAGCACACAAGGTTTGGCTACTGTTAGCGGTTTTACTTACAGAATAAATTTAAATGCCAGCTATGAATTTCCTAAAAACCTTATAGCAGAAGTGTTTGGTAATTACAATTCGAGCCAGAAGAATATACAAGGCACACGCCCGGGTTTTGGTTTTTACAGCATTGCCGTGCGGAAACAATTTTGGAATAAGATGGCTAGTGTTGGGCTAACCACCGCGACACCTTTTTCAGAATTTGTTAATCAAACGTCCACCACTTATGGGTCTAATTTTTACCAGAGTAATTTACGCCGGGTTCCATTCCGGTCGTTCGGCATCAGCTTGAGTTACAAGTTTGGCAAATTGGAATTCAAGAAAGGGAAAGATGAAAATGGCCAAATGTCTGTACCGGATCCCGGCAACTAA